A region from the Flavobacterium enshiense genome encodes:
- a CDS encoding NAD(P)/FAD-dependent oxidoreductase — MPRELLIQVAPEVAANSTLLNDHLAKLMHVKTAEIQHVAILKRSIDARQRAIKINLKVTVFFQGESFVESKIELPDYKNVANAQEVIVVGAGPAGLFAALQLIELGVKPIVIERGKDVRGRRRDLKAINVDHIVNEDSNYCFGEGGAGTYSDGKLYTRSKKRGDIDRILALLVAFGATPDIMVEAHPHIGTNKLPQIIQDIREKIIECGGQVLFETRVNDILIKNNEVQGVVTQNGAIIEAKKLILATGHSARDIFELLDRKKVLIEAKPFALGVRAEHPQSLIDTIQYSCDFRGEFLPPAPYSIVKQVNGRGMYSFCMCPGGVIAPCATSPGEVVTNGWSPSKRDQATANSGIVVELKLEDFKPFAKFGALAGMEFQKSIEQKAWYLAGETQKVPAQRLVDFTQSKVSSDIPKTSYVPGTTSVELGQVFPGFLTQIMREGFVQFGKSMRGYYTNDAILHAPESRTSSPVRIPRDNVTLEHLEIKGLYPCGEGAGYAGGIISAAIDGEKCAIKCVETMK; from the coding sequence ATGCCTAGAGAATTACTGATACAAGTGGCGCCGGAAGTCGCTGCGAATTCAACTTTGCTGAACGATCATTTGGCCAAGTTGATGCATGTTAAAACTGCAGAAATACAACATGTTGCTATACTTAAGCGCTCCATTGACGCCCGTCAGCGTGCCATCAAGATTAATCTGAAAGTCACTGTTTTTTTTCAGGGCGAATCCTTTGTGGAAAGTAAAATTGAACTACCGGATTATAAAAATGTAGCCAATGCTCAGGAAGTGATTGTAGTTGGTGCAGGTCCTGCCGGATTGTTTGCTGCCTTGCAATTAATTGAATTAGGCGTAAAGCCGATCGTAATCGAAAGAGGAAAAGATGTTCGCGGCCGTCGCCGTGACCTGAAAGCCATCAATGTGGATCATATCGTAAACGAAGATTCCAATTATTGTTTTGGAGAAGGCGGAGCAGGAACCTATTCCGATGGAAAATTATATACCCGCTCGAAAAAACGTGGTGATATTGACCGTATATTGGCTTTATTGGTTGCTTTTGGAGCTACGCCGGATATTATGGTAGAGGCTCATCCTCATATTGGAACCAATAAATTACCACAGATTATTCAGGATATCAGAGAGAAAATTATCGAATGTGGAGGTCAGGTGTTGTTTGAAACCCGCGTAAACGATATTCTCATCAAAAATAATGAAGTGCAAGGTGTTGTAACTCAAAACGGTGCTATCATCGAAGCGAAGAAACTTATTTTGGCGACAGGGCATTCCGCACGGGATATTTTCGAATTGTTGGACAGAAAGAAAGTTTTGATTGAAGCCAAGCCTTTTGCATTAGGCGTTCGGGCAGAACATCCGCAGAGTTTAATCGATACTATTCAATATTCTTGCGATTTCAGAGGAGAGTTTTTACCTCCAGCTCCTTATTCGATAGTAAAACAGGTGAATGGGCGCGGAATGTATTCCTTCTGTATGTGTCCGGGTGGTGTGATTGCGCCTTGTGCCACTAGTCCGGGCGAGGTGGTTACCAATGGATGGTCGCCTTCCAAACGTGATCAGGCAACTGCTAATTCGGGTATTGTGGTCGAATTGAAACTGGAAGATTTTAAACCGTTTGCTAAATTCGGAGCCTTGGCTGGTATGGAATTTCAGAAATCTATCGAGCAAAAAGCATGGTATTTGGCGGGAGAAACGCAAAAAGTACCGGCTCAACGCTTGGTGGATTTTACGCAAAGCAAAGTTTCCAGTGATATTCCTAAAACGTCGTATGTTCCCGGGACGACTTCGGTGGAACTCGGGCAAGTGTTTCCGGGCTTCCTAACGCAAATCATGAGGGAAGGTTTTGTCCAATTCGGAAAATCCATGCGTGGTTATTATACCAACGATGCTATCTTGCACGCGCCGGAAAGCAGGACCTCTTCACCGGTTCGCATTCCAAGAGATAATGTGACTTTAGAGCATCTTGAGATCAAAGGGCTTTATCCGTGCGGAGAAGGTGCGGGGTATGCGGGCGGAATTATTTCTGCAGCTATTGATGGTGAGAAGTGTGCAATTAAGTGCGTGGAGACCATGAAGTAG
- a CDS encoding 6-pyruvoyl trahydropterin synthase family protein: protein MRVTVSRKAHFNAAHRLYRKDWSDEQNERIFGKCNNPNFHGHNYELIVSVTGKINPETGYVIDIKELADIIYEEVESRFDHKNLNLDVVEFQELNPTAENIVVVIWNLIRKRITSENDLEVVLYETPRNFVTYSGK, encoded by the coding sequence ATGCGAGTAACCGTTTCAAGAAAAGCCCATTTTAATGCTGCGCACCGATTATATCGTAAAGATTGGTCGGATGAGCAAAACGAGCGCATTTTCGGCAAATGCAACAACCCTAATTTTCATGGGCATAATTATGAACTGATAGTGAGTGTTACCGGGAAAATAAATCCGGAAACGGGCTATGTGATTGATATTAAGGAGTTGGCCGATATAATTTATGAGGAAGTTGAATCCCGCTTCGATCATAAAAACCTGAATCTCGATGTGGTTGAATTTCAGGAATTAAATCCTACTGCGGAAAATATTGTAGTGGTGATTTGGAATCTGATCCGTAAACGAATCACTTCCGAAAATGATCTGGAAGTTGTTTTGTATGAAACGCCGCGTAATTTTGTAACCTATTCCGGTAAATAA
- the idi gene encoding isopentenyl-diphosphate Delta-isomerase, whose product MVEERVILVNEKDEQIGLMPKLEAHEKALLHRAFSVFVLNGKNEIMLQQRAHQKYHSPLLWTNTCCSHQREGESNIQAGTRRLYEEMGFATDLKDLFSFIYKAPFDNGLTEHELDHVLIGYYSGEPKINPDEVESWKWMSIEDVKEDMQSNPGIYTVWFKIIFDEFYHYLEDHKL is encoded by the coding sequence ATTGTGGAAGAACGCGTAATATTAGTCAACGAAAAAGATGAACAGATTGGCTTAATGCCAAAGTTGGAGGCGCATGAAAAGGCTTTGCTTCACAGGGCTTTTTCGGTGTTTGTGTTGAATGGTAAGAATGAAATTATGCTTCAACAGCGCGCACATCAGAAATATCACTCACCATTGTTGTGGACTAACACTTGTTGCAGCCACCAAAGGGAGGGAGAATCTAATATTCAGGCGGGAACGCGTCGTTTGTATGAGGAAATGGGGTTTGCAACTGATTTAAAGGATTTGTTTTCGTTTATCTATAAAGCTCCATTTGATAATGGTTTGACAGAACACGAGTTGGATCATGTTTTAATTGGTTATTATAGCGGAGAACCGAAAATTAATCCCGATGAGGTGGAAAGCTGGAAATGGATGTCGATTGAGGATGTAAAGGAAGATATGCAGTCAAATCCGGGTATTTATACCGTTTGGTTTAAAATTATATTTGACGAATTTTATCATTATCTAGAAGATCATAAATTGTAA
- a CDS encoding type I phosphomannose isomerase catalytic subunit, with the protein MNFEVYPLVFEPILKERIWGGTKLSSLLHKSIPTDTTGESWELSTVPGDVSIVANGGYAGLSINDLILKFPEEIMGKNVYDNFGTEFPLLFKFLDAKEDLSIQLHPNDELAKKRHNSFGKTEMWYVMQADPGAEIIVGFKEKSSADEYLYHLENKSLPSILNKVSVKKGDVFFLETGTIHAIGAGTVIAEIQQTSDITYRIYDWDRVDAQGNARELHIEQALDAITYDEVASKKKYETVANMSNPVVDCAYFSTNVIPLDGKMNFTKNGTSFTVLVCTEGDFSVVNGSGVEFKFKMGDTILLPAALTDFELVGFATLLEIFIS; encoded by the coding sequence ATGAATTTTGAAGTATATCCTTTGGTTTTTGAACCAATCTTGAAAGAGAGAATTTGGGGAGGGACGAAACTCAGTTCCCTTTTGCATAAATCGATTCCGACAGACACTACAGGTGAAAGTTGGGAATTGTCCACAGTTCCAGGTGATGTTAGCATTGTGGCCAATGGCGGCTATGCTGGCTTATCGATTAATGACCTGATTTTGAAATTTCCTGAAGAAATAATGGGAAAGAATGTCTACGATAATTTCGGGACCGAATTTCCTTTGCTTTTTAAATTTTTGGATGCCAAAGAAGATTTGTCTATACAGTTGCATCCCAATGATGAATTGGCTAAAAAGCGGCACAATTCTTTTGGAAAAACGGAAATGTGGTATGTGATGCAGGCTGATCCGGGGGCAGAAATTATTGTTGGTTTTAAAGAAAAATCATCGGCGGATGAGTATTTGTACCATTTGGAGAATAAATCGCTGCCGTCCATTTTGAATAAGGTTTCCGTAAAGAAGGGAGATGTTTTTTTTCTTGAAACCGGAACCATTCATGCTATCGGTGCCGGAACTGTTATTGCGGAAATTCAGCAGACTTCGGATATTACTTATCGCATTTATGATTGGGACAGGGTAGACGCTCAAGGAAATGCGAGGGAATTGCACATTGAACAGGCTTTGGATGCAATTACCTATGATGAAGTAGCATCGAAAAAGAAGTACGAAACGGTTGCAAACATGAGTAATCCGGTTGTGGACTGTGCTTATTTTTCCACGAATGTGATTCCGCTTGACGGGAAAATGAATTTCACCAAGAACGGAACTTCTTTTACAGTTTTGGTTTGTACAGAAGGTGATTTTTCGGTTGTAAACGGATCTGGAGTGGAATTTAAATTTAAAATGGGTGATACCATTTTACTTCCGGCAGCACTCACTGATTTTGAATTGGTTGGTTTTGCGACCTTGTTGGAAATATTTATTTCCTAA
- a CDS encoding peroxiredoxin — translation MDEIKVGDKLPLFGAKDQNGNDFYIASVLHKKVLVIYFYPKDDTPGCTKQACFFRDQFEEFKDMGAEVIGISGDSVQSHKQFAKKYDLPFTLLSDEDKSLRKLFGVPTNLLGLLPGRVTYVVDKKGIVRLVFDSMNAENHFPKVLEMVKSLM, via the coding sequence ATGGATGAGATCAAAGTAGGCGATAAGCTGCCGTTATTCGGTGCTAAAGACCAAAACGGGAATGATTTTTACATTGCTTCTGTTTTGCATAAAAAGGTATTGGTGATTTATTTTTACCCGAAAGACGATACTCCGGGTTGTACAAAACAGGCGTGTTTTTTTCGTGACCAGTTTGAGGAATTTAAAGACATGGGGGCTGAAGTTATCGGTATTAGTGGTGACAGTGTGCAATCTCATAAACAGTTTGCCAAAAAATACGATCTTCCGTTTACCTTGCTTTCTGATGAGGATAAAAGCCTGCGAAAACTTTTTGGTGTACCCACAAATTTATTGGGACTGCTTCCCGGAAGAGTGACTTACGTGGTAGATAAAAAAGGGATTGTCCGATTGGTTTTTGATAGTATGAATGCCGAAAATCATTTTCCTAAAGTGTTGGAAATGGTAAAAAGTCTTATGTAG
- a CDS encoding DUF4369 domain-containing protein, producing MKKLLIAALALTALVACDKKESDKNLHLSGKVEGLKQGKLYIQHIVDTSLVTLDSITVEGDSNFKSELQISEPEMLYLTLNRGVSKSIDNVLPFFAEPGTMTIETTLKEFYAKAKITGSKNNDLYSDFMKIRMRYNDEQNKTLSLSLLAKKVNNAQKLDSLNQRADKLTVRNYLDAINFAVNNGKHEVAPYIALTEIHDANIKYLDTIQKSMSPEVAKSKYGKQLTTFITERKKLEQTQN from the coding sequence ATGAAAAAATTACTTATTGCAGCTTTGGCGCTAACAGCTTTAGTTGCCTGCGATAAAAAAGAAAGTGATAAAAATTTGCACCTTTCCGGAAAAGTAGAAGGATTGAAACAGGGTAAATTATACATACAACATATCGTCGATACATCATTAGTAACACTTGACAGCATTACTGTAGAAGGTGATTCCAATTTCAAAAGCGAACTTCAGATAAGCGAGCCTGAAATGCTTTATTTAACCTTAAACCGAGGCGTTTCTAAATCAATAGACAACGTTTTACCGTTTTTTGCTGAGCCAGGAACGATGACTATTGAAACAACACTAAAAGAGTTTTACGCAAAAGCAAAAATCACCGGTTCAAAAAACAATGACTTGTACAGCGATTTCATGAAAATCCGTATGCGTTATAATGACGAGCAAAACAAGACATTAAGTCTTTCGCTATTGGCTAAAAAAGTAAACAACGCTCAAAAATTAGACAGTCTAAACCAACGTGCCGATAAATTAACAGTCAGAAACTATCTGGACGCTATTAATTTCGCCGTAAACAACGGAAAACACGAAGTAGCGCCTTATATTGCTTTAACCGAAATACACGACGCAAACATCAAATATTTGGATACCATCCAAAAATCAATGTCTCCGGAAGTAGCCAAATCCAAATATGGCAAACAGCTTACTACTTTTATTACCGAAAGAAAGAAACTGGAACAAACACAGAATTAA